Proteins encoded together in one Coffea arabica cultivar ET-39 chromosome 2c, Coffea Arabica ET-39 HiFi, whole genome shotgun sequence window:
- the LOC113724020 gene encoding uncharacterized protein: MELAQGYRTSAGIKAKEPNGGGTGLNSHTLLVIKLPDSQVLQIVSRSLFLAIILLTLPSIGSVLRSSSNASKVNSDLANFKILPVLFRDLADEGLIKRGQKGLIVGSSLDDLMKDLDFVSDSDNIVASETSLEDSIPNETFDFVFSFSFKNADSVDRVLKNGGIVITKLSNDPSRLMQRQSNYRIVYLRRFENTMVAMRKISSKDGFTNSAKRSIPCGIAQDARKMALKGLEDALLEPPRRTLLKYSRDEMRKIKFLPHLLGDSHSLASYRRRILISDDKNGFEGWFHNNYPTENQHFETYNLEITAEKLSSRSMVNPAAGISGWLKNNVRQEDFVVMKAEAQVVDEMMEEKTICLVDELFLECKNHFQDDGVGDENESKRAYWQCLALYGSLRDQGVAVHQWWN; this comes from the coding sequence ATGGAATTGGCTCAAGGGTATAGAACCAGCGCCGGCATCAAGGCGAAGGAGCCGAATGGTGGTGGGACGGGATTGAATTCCCATACCCTTTTGGTAATTAAGCTGCCTGATTCGCAGGTTTTGCAGATTGTATCCAGGTCGTTGTTTTTGGCAATCATTTTGCTCACATTGCCTTCAATTGGCTCTGTTTTAAGAAGCTCTTCCAATGCTTCTAAGGTGAACTCTGATCTGgctaatttcaaaatattgccTGTTCTTTTTCGTGATTTGGCCGACGAAGGCCTGATCAAGAGGGGTCAGAAAGGCCTCATCGTGGGTTCTAGCCTTGATGATTTGATGAAAGATTTGGACTTCGTGAGTGACAGTGATAATATTGTGGCCTCTGAAACCAGCTTGGAGGACTCCATTCCGAATGAAACTTTTGATTTCGTTTTCAGCTTCAGCTTCAAGAATGCTGATTCCGTCGACCGCGTTCTGAAGAATGGCGGCATTGTGATCACAAAGTTGAGCAATGATCCTTCAAGATTGATGCAACGACAATCAAATTATAGGATTGTGTATCTGCGACGGTTTGAGAATACCATGGTTGCAATGAGGAAAATTAGCAGTAAAGATGGCTTCActaattcagccaaaaggtCGATCCCTTGTGGGATCGCACAAGACGCCAGGAAAATGGCATTGAAAGGCTTAGAGGATGCTTTGCTCGAGCCTCCCAGAAGGACATTGTTGAAGTACTCGAGAGATGAAATGAGGAAAATCAAATTCCTTCCTCATCTGTTAGGGGACTCCCACTCCCTGGCAAGTTATAGACGAAGGATCTTGATTTCAGATGACAAAAATGGTTTTGAAGGTTGGTTTCACAACAACTATCCAACCGAAAACCAACACTTTGAGACATACAATCTAGAGATTACTGCAGAAAAATTGTCATCAAGAAGCATGGTGAATCCTGCTGCTGGGATATCAGGTTGGCTGAAGAATAATGTGAGGCAAGAAGACTTCGTTGTAATGAAGGCAGAAGCACAAGTTGTTGATGAGATGATGGAGGAGAAGACAATCTGCTTGGTGGATGAGTTGTTCTTAGAGTGCAAGAACCACTTTCAAGATGATGGAGTGGGAGACGAAAATGAAAGCAAGAGGGCCTATTGGCAGTGTTTAGCTTTGTACGGAAGCTTGAGAGATCAAGGGGTTGCCGTGCATCAATGGTGGAATTGA
- the LOC113726600 gene encoding uncharacterized protein isoform X2: MAPVFSRDAWRCVWHTIQNDLVHGWGLDFALRRCVEPAHEKIDVVDSQWIVHQVIPSLGSQGQSENGKAPWQGSTLKASSSNFMVRERCRSEWAQFQDRLANADKKYIEQLGRTRYLNNRKFCILLSFLAFGMLN; this comes from the exons ATGGCTCCTGTTTTCTCGCGGGATGCTTGGCGATGTGTTTGGCATACGATTCAG AATGATTTGGTGCATGGTTGGGGATTGGATTTTGCGCTAAGGAGATGTGTGGAG CCTGCACATGAGAAAATTGATGTGGTTGACTCTCAGTGGATAGTTCATCAAGTTATTCCTTCTCTGGGAAGTCAG GGTCAATCTGAAAATGGAAAAGCTCCTTGGCAAGGG tcaactctgaAAGCTTCTTCATCCAATTTTATG gtaagagagAGATGCAGAAGTGAGTGGGCGCAGTTTCAAGATCGCCTAGCCAATGCAGATAAGAAATATATTGAACAGCTTGGGA GAACGAGGTATTTGAACAACAGAAAGTTTTGTATCCTTTTAAGTTTTCTTGCATTTGG AATGCTGAACTGA
- the LOC113726600 gene encoding uncharacterized protein isoform X1, which produces MAPVFSRDAWRCVWHTIQNDLVHGWGLDFALRRCVEPAHEKIDVVDSQWIVHQVIPSLGSQGQSENGKAPWQGSTLKASSSNFMVRERCRSEWAQFQDRLANADKKYIEQLGRTRYLNNRKFCILLSFLAFGSDWKRNIETLEKNSVTSLRTLINLGSEVYMQADVMLN; this is translated from the exons ATGGCTCCTGTTTTCTCGCGGGATGCTTGGCGATGTGTTTGGCATACGATTCAG AATGATTTGGTGCATGGTTGGGGATTGGATTTTGCGCTAAGGAGATGTGTGGAG CCTGCACATGAGAAAATTGATGTGGTTGACTCTCAGTGGATAGTTCATCAAGTTATTCCTTCTCTGGGAAGTCAG GGTCAATCTGAAAATGGAAAAGCTCCTTGGCAAGGG tcaactctgaAAGCTTCTTCATCCAATTTTATG gtaagagagAGATGCAGAAGTGAGTGGGCGCAGTTTCAAGATCGCCTAGCCAATGCAGATAAGAAATATATTGAACAGCTTGGGA GAACGAGGTATTTGAACAACAGAAAGTTTTGTATCCTTTTAAGTTTTCTTGCATTTGG CTCtgattggaaaagaaatatAGAGACATTGGAGAAAAATAGTGTAACCAGTCTGAGGACATTGATCAATCTTGGTTCTGAAGTGTACATGCAAGCTGATGT AATGCTGAACTGA
- the LOC113726600 gene encoding uncharacterized protein isoform X3, which produces MAPVFSRDAWRCVWHTIQNDLVHGWGLDFALRRCVEPAHEKIDVVDSQWIVHQVIPSLGSQGQSENGKAPWQGSTLKASSSNFMVRERCRSEWAQFQDRLANADKKYIEQLGRTRYLNNRKFSLIGKEI; this is translated from the exons ATGGCTCCTGTTTTCTCGCGGGATGCTTGGCGATGTGTTTGGCATACGATTCAG AATGATTTGGTGCATGGTTGGGGATTGGATTTTGCGCTAAGGAGATGTGTGGAG CCTGCACATGAGAAAATTGATGTGGTTGACTCTCAGTGGATAGTTCATCAAGTTATTCCTTCTCTGGGAAGTCAG GGTCAATCTGAAAATGGAAAAGCTCCTTGGCAAGGG tcaactctgaAAGCTTCTTCATCCAATTTTATG gtaagagagAGATGCAGAAGTGAGTGGGCGCAGTTTCAAGATCGCCTAGCCAATGCAGATAAGAAATATATTGAACAGCTTGGGA GAACGAGGTATTTGAACAACAGAAAGTTTT CTCtgattggaaaagaaatatAG
- the LOC113724025 gene encoding exocyst complex component EXO70C1-like, producing the protein MNLTKDLFSLYSESKVIFDGQASQIPSSQLKLQFQDILFNPKYPIGADQFLKSSNNSVSPSASITDSSCMTLHYEDYKGHHKVFSEEDIKTLRRISEILTSRNELADCVQMYVERRKDAVNTVFMRLREKLNVQTVCHFNCLDELSDKINGWMQIAKFCIATIFKLEKCFYEQIFGDLGTSEDTAANGRFVSIVVGAAAELFEFPDSLLASRRLPQRPDILMPFCQELTNLVPQVIVYFDQDVQPAKAICGLATEILLRLKQQMTKILSVTEKHVLRELSTMPFPGGGIHPLTRHIIRHIDLIDLVARPQSSNDRDPPEVVGSHEMDERPISIESHLTRVIEFLLYNLKFKSNFYGQESLGFLFMMNNVNSVSEMIKSSEELGELIGTRLRMKLSEKVELARADYLHTSWGEVCDFLKGKGLKSDLNFDFFPGRSTRAVKKKFRTFNRMFEDILQTQEGWMVPDQQLRMKLLECIMVKLIPAYNQFLEQLSRVHKVKNLNGYITYSVKDLETKVLTMFQSEY; encoded by the coding sequence ATGAATTTGACAAAAGATCTATTCTCACTTTACAGTGAAAGCAAAGTCATCTTTGATGGGCAGGCTTCCCAAATCCCCTCTTCGCAACTCAAGCTCCAGTTCCAAGACATCTTATTCAACCCCAAGTACCCCATTGGTGCGGATCAATTCTTGAAGAGTTCGAACAATTCAGTTTCTCCATCAGCTTCCATAACAGACAGCTCCTGCATGACATTGCATTACGAAGACTATAAGGGCCATCACAAGGTCTTCAGTGAAGAAGATATAAAGACTCTTAGGCGCATTTCAGAAATATTGACCTCCAGAAACGAATTGGCGGATTGTGTTCAGATGTATGTCGAGCGTCGAAAGGACGCGGTCAACACGGTATTTATGAGACTGCGTGAGAAATTGAATGTACAAACCGTCTGTCATTTTAATTGCTTGGATGAGTTGAGTGACAAAATCAATGGATGGATGCAAATAGCCAAGTTTTGCATAGCCACCATTTTTAAATTAGAAAAGtgtttttatgagcaaatatttGGAGACCTGGGAACATCTGAGGACACTGCTGCTAACGGCCGTTTTGTGTCCATAGTAGTAGGAGCTGCGGCCGAGTTGTTTGAGTTTCCAGACTCTCTATTAGCCAGCCGCCGATTGCCCCAGAGACCAGACATTTTGATGCCCTTTTGTCAAGAACTCACCAATCTAGTTCCACAAGTGATTGTATATTTTGACCAAGATGTACAACCGGCGAAAGCTATCTGCGGCCTTGCCACTGAGATTTTGCTCCGACTGAAACAGCAAATGACAAAGATCCTTTCTGTTACAGAGAAACATGTTCTTCGTGAGCTTTCGACGATGCCATTTCCTGGGGGAGGAATTCACCCCTTAACTAGACACATAATTCGTCACATTGACTTAATTGACTTGGTGGCTAGACCCCAAAGCTCCAATGATCGAGATCCTCCTGAAGTAGTGGGTTCACATGAAATGGATGAAAGGCCAATTTCCATAGAGAGCCATCTAACTCGAGTCATCGAGTTTTTACTGTATAACTTGAAATTCAAGTCCAACTTCTATGGACAAGAATCTCTGGGTTTTTTGTTCATGATGAACAATGTTAACTCTGTTTCTGAGATGATTAAAAGTTCCGAGGAGTTGGGAGAACTTATTGGCACTCGCCTGCGGATGAAATTAAGTGAAAAAGTGGAGCTGGCAAGGGCTGATTATCTCCATACAAGTTGGGGCGAAGTCTGCGATTTTTTGAAAGGTAAAGGATTAAAATCagatttaaattttgatttctttccTGGAAGGTCTACGAGAGCTGTGAAAAAGAAGTTTAGGACCTTCAATCGTATGTTTGAAGATATACTTCAGACTCAAGAAGGATGGATGGTACCAGATCAGCAGCTGCGGATGAAACTTCTTGAATGCATAATGGTTAAGCTGATTCCGGCCTACAATCAATTTCTTGAGCAGTTGAGCCGAGTTCACAAAGTGAAGAATCTGAATGGGTACATAACATATTCTGTCAAGGACTTGGAGACCAAGGTGCTAACTATGTTTCAGAGTGAGTATTGA